GGACGGTATTTGAAGGTAGTCACTTTCTTTTCGCGACCTTGTTTTTCAACAGTTCCTTCAACTGAGGCACCTTCTACTAATGGTGTACCAATTTTAGTACTTTCACCACCAACAAAGACTACTTCGTCAAAGGTTACCTTATCTCCTGCTTCAGCATCTAATTTTTCAACAAAGATTACTGAACCTTCCTCAACTTTAATTTGCTTTCCACCTGTTTTAATAACAGCGTACATGCAATGCACCTCCTTATAATTACTTAGACTCGCCAAGATAAGTGATCAAATAATCATACTTGATTCTTCAACTTATCGATGCGCGGTTGCAGTTCTGGTGCTTACAGAAATACAACAAGAGTAGTTTAGCAAAATTAAGCCCTAAGGTCAAGGATAAATCCTTAGCTTTTGTAAGTATAGAGCCTCACTGGTTTTTGTCGCCCTTTTTTATGCACTTCATTTTACAACTTACCGTAT
This genomic window from Aerococcus sp. Group 1 contains:
- the rplU gene encoding 50S ribosomal protein L21, yielding MYAVIKTGGKQIKVEEGSVIFVEKLDAEAGDKVTFDEVVFVGGESTKIGTPLVEGASVEGTVEKQGREKKVTTFKYRPKKDSRSKQGHRQPYTKVTIDSIKA